TTTTGTACGCGCGACGTCGGGAGGCCCAAAGGGATCGGCGCGTGTGTTTTTCGACCGGTTCTCCACTTCTCGTCCGTAGGGTGACACGCGAAATCCGATCTGCGCCTTCCGTACGGCGCGAGCGAGTTCGCGAGACAAGGACATGCGCAAGTGCAGAATCCGGGGCTCTCACGGATCCACTCACCTCTTGATTGCACTTGGCGTACCTCCTGGACCTGTgtgcttttttttctgctttctttcgtcttcccgtttcccaGGCTGGCCTGCCGCGTGCCCGCTAGGGCGCTGCTGAAGGACGCGTGTGGATCGAGTTCGTACCTCGCGCCGGAGATGTTGATTGGGAACTACGGGCGGAAAGTCGACATTTGGGCGGTCGGCGTGATTCTGtacgttttcctctttggGCGACTACCCTTTGTTGCCTCGGACACGTTTCACCTTTTCAAGAGCATCATCGAAGAAGAGCCCGCGTGGACGTACACGCCGACTCGCGACCTGGCTTCGCGGACTGCCGactgcctcgccttttccacGGAGAATCTCCAGGGTGCGGCCGACcccgcgagaaacgcgatcGGCGCCTGGCCCGAGGAGGGTGACGTCTGCCGAGAGGAGCGTTGCAGCAGTCCTGCGAGACGGCGCTTCGAAACTGTGCCTTTTCCTGGATCGcccgctgccgccttctcaAACTCCAAAAgagtcgagagagacacccgcgacAGCTCCACCGACTCCAAAGTCGCCCACGGCGGGGACTCTTCGGCGTGGAGAAGGGGACAaaagggcgaggaaaaagagggacagggCGAGAGAACACTCGAATTGAACGGTTTTCCGAGCTCGGCCGGCCTGTCGCCGCGCGgggcggaagcagagagtgaagagacCCGAGCGCAGGACCAAGGCAGCTGGGGGCAGATCGACGACGGCGATTACAAGCCGCGCTCCGATGCCGTCGACTTGTGCAAACAACTGCTGACGAAAAACTTCCTCAACCGGCCAACCGCCACTGAAGCGCTCAACCACCCCTGGCTCCAAATCGGTGAGTCTCacggaaggggaaaggagaggaagattcgcgagggagagaaaagagaggaaagtacacgaggggggagaacgcgaggggagagagcgcgtgCGCAACTCCTGTTTCGTTCGTTTGCTGTgtcgtgtttttctcctcgcagAAACCTGGGCAGATGGAAAGACGGGACGGCTGTTGCCTCGGAGTCTTTGTCGGTGAGCTCAGAACATTTCTCGTCGTTACCAGCTGCGCAGGAAGGCCCCAGCTCCCGTTTTCAGGGCAGTCCATGTGCCCCGAGGCCAGAAAGGTCTGTGGCGGATCCCGATCCCCGCGTCGATCTGTCGCTGTGCGTAGAGCCATCACTCTATACGCCCACCGTCGCACCTTCCACCTTGAGCCGTCATCTCATCTTACACAGGAGCACGTGATGTCGCAGTTGCGATCGACTCTTTACCCTTAGACTGAAGCACGAAGtccgccttcgtcgtcgtgCTTTATCGCGTTCTGTGACTGTCTGTCACTGAAGGTTCTTAGTTGGCTGGACACCCTCTTTAAGCCAGCAGGACATTCGCACTGTTCGGCTGCGCGAGTCTGTGCGATGTGGAGGGGCCGAAGCGTGAAGAGCACTggcgaatggagagagaggcgcgctttcttttccttcttttgctcGCAGACGGATTTCGCTCTGCAACGCCGAGATGTGCGTGCACAACGGGTCTAGCCTCAGCATCGCGGTCCTCGACTCCGTGGAGATGGGATTCGGCACGGCTTTCTCGCTGCAAGGCCTCGGTCGGTCTCGAAACACCAAATGAGAAAGCGAACGTGGAAAGCCGATTGTCGTGCTCCTGAATGGAGATAGGCCAGGATGTGGTTGAGTCGGAATTCCGTGAAAAACCACGAAGAACAAGTCGAGCCGGGAAAGATAATGTGCatgcttcgcgccttctggaAGAGATCAAAAGAAGTCGACACCCTAccggccgctctctctttttcgcgtttcccgaaCCCTACCCATCGGCCGAGAGtgcttgtctttcctcgctcgttttcctcgtccGTTTCTCATCTTGCATTCCCTCCGTGTGAAAAAACTGCGGTCGTTTCACAGCGCTCACGCAcccctcgcgcctcttctgcctttgcctatgctctctcgcgtctttctgtgcacacacacgaggacttcctctctccattATATTTTgtgcgtcctttctctccccaccCAGGGAAAACAGGGcgcgcgtcttttccctctcgtttccaCCCCAGccgtcgtctcctgtctctttgccgctcgaatttctctctcgagtatcccccctctgtcttctttctgtcgtctctttcttttcgaaAGCGTGGCACGGGGCGTcgggcggcgtcggcgcgggGAGTTTCGTTCTCGACGCATATGTGTTTCCTGCGTGTgttgctttcttccgctgcCTCTTTACAGAGAGCGACTTGTCTCCCATGCCGTCGCAGTCGCAAacttcgccgtcgcttccctCCAAGGCTCCTCTGACGCCTGCGTTCGGCCGCGTGCAGGCGCGGCCGCGGACCTCCGAAGGCCCCACCGACGCgggagtgcatgcagcgccaggcagccgcttctcggcggcgcgggcgcgcgGTAGCTTGTCTATGGCGAGGACTGCGCCGCGGCGCGTagtctccagagagaaggactATCCGAGCGGCAGCCCCGAGGGCTCTGGGCTCCacggcgcggcggagacagtcggGGCCGCGGATGGGCCGAGGCCGCACGCAGCCCCCGGAGACCGCGCCGGGGCTTCCAGCGGGAACGCGCGCGTGCACGAGAGCGGAGGCATTGCAGGCACGGGACTCGAGCGGAGGAGCGACTCCGAGCGCACGCGGCAGGCCTCCGCGCGGGGCACAGGCAGAACCTCGGGAATGTCGCCCagcgagacgggcgagaaagGCCAAGGCGTGCGCTCGAATCCGGTGTTCAAGAGGCCGCAGCGCTCGCGACGGAGCGGCTCTCGCTTGGAAGAAACCGCGTACGGCGTGTATCAAGAAGATGTTGCGCGCCTGCGATGCTCGTGAGGGACTCGACAGTCGAACGAGgccagagaggcaggcaggcgcgcgcgcgcgcggtgCGACCCCGGTGGACGTCTTGGCGAAGTTCGACCACCCTCTCGGAAGCAGGCGATGCGAGGGGTGAGGCCCGAGTCGCAGACGCGGAAGCGTGGTATGACGCGAAAAGTTGCAtctgcagagagggagacaggagccggGTTGCCGAGCCTCCCGAGAGGAGAGTGCAAGGGGCGGGCACCCGCGCGGGAGTCCAAACTGGAggctcgagagaaaaaagagagaaacgagcgaACCAGGCTACTCGCAGGGGAGTTCCcattctctctgttttccgaCTTTTTCCCGCGCTTGCTCCTGCGATGCGAGTGCGCTGCGCGCGGAGTCTCAGAGCCGCTTCGTGTGTCAtttcttttcgcgcctccccTGACGCCGAGAGCCTCATGTCGGGGGAGAGGAGATTGTTTTTTGTGCCGCAC
The sequence above is a segment of the Neospora caninum Liverpool complete genome, chromosome IX genome. Coding sequences within it:
- a CDS encoding putative Atypical MEK-related kinase (incomplete catalytic triad); this encodes MGCTQSGQRSFNDDYVLGPKLATGTFTQTRICTDRRTGEVRAAKIRSQPYLEADCRFEAALLSQLNSASRPLRLSRSQTVSRVLMSRDSGDLHSTRGIEHVLRFFGAYAERTFFCEVFELCQGGELMSLNENDETTEADVARWIRQLLMAIEALHVRGIVHRNVNPGNVLLQETSRKTVKLGGFGLACRVPARALLKDACGSSSYLAPEMLIGNYGRKVDIWAVGVILYVFLFGRLPFVASDTFHLFKSIIEEEPAWTYTPTRDLASRTADCLAFSTENLQGAADPARNAIGAWPEEGDVCREERCSSPARRRFETVPFPGSPAAAFSNSKRVERDTRDSSTDSKVAHGGDSSAWRRGQKGEEKEGQGERTLELNGFPSSAGLSPRGAEAESEETRAQDQGSWGQIDDGDYKPRSDAVDLCKQLLTKNFLNRPTATEALNHPWLQIETWADGKTGRLLPRSLCRRISLCNAEMCVHNGSSLSIAVLDSVEMGFGTAFSLQGLESDLSPMPSQSQTSPSLPSKAPLTPAFGRVQARPRTSEGPTDAGVHAAPGSRFSAARARGSLSMARTAPRRVVSREKDYPSGSPEGSGLHGAAETVGAADGPRPHAAPGDRAGASSGNARVHESGGIAGTGLERRSDSERTRQASARGTGRTSGMSPSETGEKGQGVRSNPVFKRPQRSRRSGSRLEETAYGVYQEDVARLRCS